A genomic region of Oryza glaberrima chromosome 1, OglaRS2, whole genome shotgun sequence contains the following coding sequences:
- the LOC127762596 gene encoding uncharacterized protein LOC127762596, with amino-acid sequence MNEEVVSAGSPLKASSSPPPLSSFGIWSDQRKSPRLPWWKQQFISESEEDDDEVMPPASHVVEDSDEGEEEEDDDDDDDEKVVPPPPPQAPEEEEEEARALRRSLLSLIHIDYIEAIRRLPAADLRTALARGVLVGGHCYGPLHHPADNILLNSIWYAAAFPLHADDRIDVAVITANSLSRAVQRSLDGLVASLRHRRPDLSRDDALRHLRADLRAAVASARGSPPPPLPAESDSEAEAAAYRAAQHPKPAALAHFLATVLPAVVTDAASVLAGKPSLSSSDIARLSAMLAPSPLPDEPPQPPLRERSPKIIRIINDRRNNLRGWYKILLQLANAALRKYAQQTGEEYDLHTIYGETFLKDRNERAEYIHINFMASPSSCQCLQASPVCFFAEVLRPPRFKYHEAEITLCCIVRPWPNDADSCHGCLIENHRIDHPEAGMRFCGKKHSKMDPNGYGHGWDWPSIADVEYRFFDPDKDVGLVEYLDGVITDIKARIRDLSTRDEDDSDEDSSDDDISGYSMRFV; translated from the exons ATGAATGAGGAGGTGGTGTCCGCCGGCTCACCGCTGaaggcctcctcctcgcccccaCCGTTGAGCTCCTTCGGAATATGGTCGGATCAGCGCAAGTCCCCTAGATTGCCTTGGTGGAAGCAGCAGTTCATCTCTGAgtcggaggaggacgacgacgaggtgatGCCGCCGGCGTCACACGTGGTGGAGGACAGcgacgagggggaggaggaggaggacgacgatgatgatgatgatgagaaggtggtgccgccgccgccgccgcaggctccagaagaagaagaagaagaagctcgaGCACTGCGGCGGAGCCTGCTGAGCCTGATCCACATCGACTACATCGAGGCCATCCGgcggctccccgccgccgacctccggaCCGCGCTCGCGCGGggcgtcctcgtcggcggccacTGCTACGGGCCCCTCCACCACCCCGCCGACAACATCCTCCTCAACTCCATCTGGTACGCCGCCGCGTTCCCCCTCCACGCCGACGACCGGATCGACGTCGCCGTCATCACCGCCAACTCCCTAAGCCGCGCCGTGCAGCGCTCCCTCGACGGGCTCGTCGCCtccctgcgccaccgccgccccgacCTCTCCCGCGACGACGCGCTCCGGCACCTCCGCGCcgacctccgcgccgccgtcgcatccGCACGCggctctccaccaccaccactacccgCGGAATCGGACTCGGAGGCTGAAGCCGCCGCGTATCGGGCGGCTCAGCACCCAAAACCTGCTGCTCTGGCTCACTTCTTGGCCACCGTGCTGCCCGCCGTGGTGACCGACGCGGCGTCGGTGCTCGCCGGCAAGCCCAGCCTCTCCTCATCCGACATCGCGCGCCTCTCCGCCATGCTGGCGCCTTCACCGCTACCAGATGAGCCGCCACAGCCTCCTCTCCGAGAGCGGAGTCCAAAGATCATCCGGATCATCAATGACAGGAGGAACAACCTCAGAGGCTGGTACAAGATCCTGCTCCAATTGGCGAATGCAGCGCTGCGCAAGTATGCCCAGCAAACTGGGGAAGAATATGATCTTCATACCATCTATGGTGAAACCTTCCTCAAGGATCGCAACGAGCGTGCTGAGTATATCCACATCAATTTCATGGCTTCTCCCTCCAGCTGCCAGTGCCTGCAAGCTTCTCCAGTCTGCTTCTTTGCTGAAGTTCTTCGTCCACCACGCTTTAAGTATCATGAAGCCGAAATCACTTTGTGCTGCATAGTGCGACCGTGGCCAAATGATGCCG ATAGTTGCCATGGTTGTCTTATCGAGAACCACAGAATTGATCACCCGGAAGCTGGCATGCGTTTTTGTGGGAAGAAGCATAGCAAGATGGATCCAAATGGCTATGGCCATGGCTGGGATTGGCCAAGCATAGCTGACGTCGAATACAGGTTTTTTGATCCTGACAAGGACGTCGGACTTGTTGAGTACTTGGATGGAGTTATAACCGATATCAAAGCACGTATCAGAGACCTATCTACCAGGGATGAAGACGACAGTGACGAGGACAGTAGCGATGATGATATCTCCGGCTATTCCATGAGATTTGTCTGA